The genomic interval GGGCTCCACCACGCGGAGTCCCAGCTCGAGCGCGGCTTCCTTCACCGGGGAGGGCAGCGTCTCCCGGCCCCTCCCCCGAGGCCGGTCAGGCTGGGTGTACACGGCTGGCACCTCGAACGCCTCGGCGACGGCGCGGAGCGACGGGACCGAGGCGTGGGGGGTCCCCATGTAGACGACCCGCATCTACATGCGGGGAGCCGCGCCCGGGACGGTTCCCCCGCCCCCGAGGGCCCGTTCCCGCAGGATGCGCATCGCCTCCCGGCGCACCTCGCGGTCGAGGCGGTCGATGAAGAGCACCCCGTCGAGGTGGTCGACCTCGTGCTGGATCACACGCGCCTCGAGCTCCGACACCTCCGCGTCCAGTGGACGCCCATCCGCGTCGAGTCCCCTCACGCGGATCGTCAGGGCGCGCTCGACCGGGAAGGCGATGCCGGGGATCGAGAGGCAACCCTCCTCGTCGGTCTGGGACCCCTCACGCTCGTATATCTCCGGGTCGACGAGTGCGTGCAGACCGTCCCCTATGTCGTAGACCAGCACCCGCCGCTGGACCCCCACCTGCGGCGCAGCGAGGCCGATGCCGTACCCCACGTCCTCCATGGTCTCCGCCATGTCCGCGATCAGCTTCCGGACGTCGTCGTCGACCGAGCCCACAC from Actinomycetota bacterium carries:
- the def gene encoding peptide deformylase, with product MAVLPMRYFPDPVLREPTQRVGSVDDDVRKLIADMAETMEDVGYGIGLAAPQVGVQRRVLVYDIGDGLHALVDPEIYEREGSQTDEEGCLSIPGIAFPVERALTIRVRGLDADGRPLDAEVSELEARVIQHEVDHLDGVLFIDRLDREVRREAMRILRERALGGGGTVPGAAPRM
- a CDS encoding methionyl-tRNA formyltransferase — protein: MRVVYMGTPHASVPSLRAVAEAFEVPAVYTQPDRPRGRGRETLPSPVKEAALELGLRVVEP